The following coding sequences lie in one Arthrobacter sp. SLBN-122 genomic window:
- a CDS encoding vWA domain-containing protein gives MAIHKRSARYGRYTGGPDPLAPPVDLAEALDAVAEDVMTGYSPRHALQEFLRRGGRNREGLDDLARRVQERRRDLLSRHRLDGTLDEVKKLLDTAVLEERKQLARDAMMDDTDRAFREMQLQNLPPSTAAAVNELASYDWQSQTAREAYDRIKDLLGREVLEQRFAGMKQALESATDEDREAVNAMLRDLNELLGKHRRGEDTDADFQEFMARHGQYFPENPQSVEELVDALAQRAAAAQRLLQSMSAEQRDELMRLSAQAFGSPELMAQLSELDATLQALRPGEDWAGSERFEGQEGLGLGDGTGVLQDIAELDELSEQLSQSYNGSRLDDLDLDALARQLGENAAVSARTLAGIERAMQDGGYLRRGTDGDLRLSPQAMRRLGKSLLRDTARQLSGRQGNRDTRMAGAAGEQTGSSRQWEFGDREPWDVTRTMTNAIRRIMADGGDPGRGLRLAVGDIEVAETEARTQAAVALLVDVSFSMAAEGRWVPMKRTALALHHLVSTRFRGDRLQLITFGRYAQSMDIGELTALPALREQGTNLHHGLLLAGRFFRSHPSMQPVLLVVTDGEPTAHLLPDGDSWFNWPPDAETIRATVAELDRLGRSGVQTTVFRLGNDPGLERFIQRMARRVDGRVVAPEVGDLGAAVVGEYLRAHVRSAYADGDWF, from the coding sequence ATGGCCATCCACAAGCGGTCCGCCAGGTACGGCCGGTACACCGGCGGCCCGGACCCGCTCGCCCCGCCGGTCGACCTGGCCGAGGCGCTCGACGCCGTCGCCGAGGACGTGATGACAGGCTATTCACCGCGCCACGCCCTCCAGGAGTTCCTGCGGCGCGGCGGGCGGAACCGCGAGGGGCTGGACGACCTCGCCCGGCGCGTCCAGGAGCGGCGGCGCGACCTGCTCAGCCGCCACCGGCTGGACGGCACCCTGGATGAAGTGAAGAAGCTCCTGGACACGGCCGTGCTGGAGGAGCGCAAGCAGCTGGCCCGGGACGCCATGATGGATGACACCGACCGTGCCTTCCGAGAGATGCAGCTGCAGAACCTGCCGCCCTCCACGGCGGCCGCCGTCAATGAGCTCGCCTCCTACGACTGGCAGTCCCAAACCGCCAGGGAAGCGTACGACCGGATCAAGGACCTGCTGGGCCGGGAAGTCCTTGAACAGCGGTTCGCCGGCATGAAGCAGGCGCTGGAGAGCGCCACCGATGAGGACCGCGAAGCAGTAAACGCGATGCTCCGGGACCTCAACGAGCTGCTGGGCAAACACCGGCGGGGCGAAGACACGGACGCCGATTTCCAGGAGTTCATGGCCAGGCACGGCCAGTACTTTCCGGAGAATCCGCAATCCGTGGAGGAATTGGTGGATGCCTTGGCCCAGCGCGCGGCGGCGGCCCAGCGGCTCCTGCAGTCCATGTCCGCTGAGCAGCGTGACGAGCTGATGCGGTTGTCAGCCCAGGCATTCGGCTCGCCGGAACTGATGGCGCAGCTCAGCGAGCTCGACGCCACCCTGCAGGCCCTGCGTCCCGGAGAGGACTGGGCGGGATCGGAACGCTTCGAAGGGCAGGAAGGCCTGGGGCTGGGTGACGGGACCGGTGTGCTGCAGGACATCGCCGAGCTCGACGAACTGTCCGAGCAACTGTCGCAGTCCTACAACGGCTCCCGGCTTGACGACCTGGACCTCGATGCCCTGGCACGCCAGCTCGGTGAGAATGCCGCCGTGAGCGCCCGCACCCTCGCCGGGATCGAGCGGGCCATGCAGGACGGCGGCTACCTGCGGCGCGGCACTGATGGCGACCTGCGGCTGTCTCCGCAAGCCATGCGGCGGCTGGGGAAATCGCTGCTCCGGGACACTGCAAGGCAGCTCTCCGGGCGGCAGGGAAACCGGGACACGAGGATGGCGGGGGCCGCCGGGGAGCAGACGGGCTCCAGCCGGCAATGGGAGTTCGGTGACCGCGAGCCCTGGGACGTCACCCGCACCATGACCAACGCCATCCGGCGCATCATGGCCGACGGCGGCGACCCGGGCCGCGGACTGCGCCTCGCCGTAGGTGACATCGAAGTGGCGGAGACGGAGGCCCGCACGCAGGCGGCGGTTGCCCTGCTGGTGGACGTGTCCTTCTCCATGGCTGCCGAGGGGCGGTGGGTGCCGATGAAGCGGACCGCCCTCGCACTGCACCACCTGGTGTCCACCCGCTTCCGCGGCGACCGGCTTCAGCTGATCACGTTCGGCCGCTACGCGCAGTCCATGGATATCGGCGAACTCACTGCCCTCCCGGCGCTCCGCGAGCAGGGCACCAACCTGCACCACGGTTTGCTGCTGGCGGGCCGTTTCTTCCGAAGCCACCCATCCATGCAGCCCGTCCTGCTGGTGGTCACCGATGGCGAGCCCACCGCGCACCTGCTGCCGGACGGGGACTCCTGGTTCAACTGGCCGCCGGATGCGGAGACCATCCGTGCCACCGTTGCGGAACTGGACCGCCTTGGGCGTTCGGGCGTCCAGACCACGGTTTTCCGCCTGGGCAACGACCCCGGGCTGGAGCGGTTCATCCAGCGGATGGCGCGGCGCGTGGACGGCAGGGTGGTGGCGCCGGAGGTGGGCGACCTGGGCGCAGCCGTGGTGGGGGAGTACCTGCGGGCCCACGTCCGCAGCGCCTACGCCGACGGCGACTGGTTCTGA
- a CDS encoding dihydrofolate reductase family protein: protein MGAMSQLMVDLIITLDGFASGEGWPGWWGLEGPEYLAWLQQEAGKDYTFLLGANTYRLMSGMSEDAAAGGTGYSQDESSALTGLAAVPKVVFSSTLKAPLRWPNSELVPGDAVEAVRQMKQTHPGPLSTLGSLSLCRSLVAANLVDRFRLVVFPLITGRTGRERIYDGYPDVALDLVDSRIFDGRLQLLEYIPRVIDRPPLSGQP from the coding sequence ATGGGCGCCATGAGCCAGCTGATGGTGGACCTGATCATCACCCTGGACGGCTTCGCCTCGGGTGAAGGGTGGCCGGGCTGGTGGGGCCTGGAGGGTCCGGAATACCTGGCCTGGCTCCAGCAGGAGGCCGGGAAGGACTACACGTTCCTGCTGGGGGCCAACACCTACCGCCTCATGTCAGGGATGTCGGAGGATGCTGCAGCCGGGGGAACGGGATATTCACAGGACGAAAGCTCAGCCCTGACCGGCCTGGCCGCCGTTCCCAAGGTGGTGTTCTCCTCCACCCTCAAAGCACCTCTTCGGTGGCCGAACTCCGAACTGGTACCGGGGGATGCGGTGGAGGCCGTCAGGCAGATGAAACAAACCCATCCCGGGCCCTTGAGTACCCTCGGCAGCCTCAGCCTCTGCCGTTCCCTGGTGGCAGCAAACCTCGTGGACCGGTTCAGGCTGGTGGTCTTCCCCCTGATCACCGGACGCACGGGACGCGAACGGATCTACGACGGCTACCCGGACGTCGCCCTGGACCTGGTAGACAGCAGGATCTTCGACGGACGCCTCCAGCTGCTCGAGTACATCCCCCGAGTGATAGACCGCCCGCCGCTCAGCGGCCAGCCCTGA
- a CDS encoding BNR-4 repeat-containing protein produces the protein MTSSIEGREFGHRAPETINDNGAWCWFQDERALVDPVSNTLLVGSVAAPEGPDGERRGGNIEVAVLDLASGSSTVHVLHHRLEPDDHDAPALLVRPDGRYLAMYARHKTDNYSRWRISVRPHDASEWGPEQHFDWTELAAGRGATYSNLHRLDAESRVYNFVRAINDDPTLMVSGDDGSTWTFGGKLFTRPKVGYVNGYTRYYGNGADRIDLITTDHHPRDFNNSIYHGYIRDDALHDAEGRVVGKPVIGSPGVDQASLTTVFQAGTELDGDVLTHGWTADLRGRDGHLAAIISCRANDVNGALEREQMLDVDDHRLLYARFDGTRWRLNHLAVAGPGLLPHEQDYTGLGAVDPYDLDRVYISTPVDPRTGSTTAHYEIYCGRTVDEGESWAWEAITGNSHVDNLRPLVPPGDPSVHAVCWFRGTMRSSQAYETEVVVLR, from the coding sequence ATGACATCCAGCATCGAAGGCAGGGAATTCGGGCACCGCGCGCCGGAAACCATCAACGACAACGGCGCGTGGTGCTGGTTCCAGGACGAGCGGGCCCTGGTGGACCCGGTCAGCAACACCCTGCTGGTGGGTTCCGTTGCCGCCCCGGAGGGCCCGGACGGCGAGCGCCGGGGCGGCAACATCGAGGTTGCTGTCCTGGATCTGGCCTCCGGGAGCAGCACGGTCCACGTCCTGCACCACAGGCTGGAGCCTGACGACCATGACGCTCCGGCGCTGCTGGTCAGGCCGGACGGCCGCTACCTTGCCATGTACGCCCGGCACAAGACCGACAACTACTCCCGCTGGCGGATCTCCGTCCGTCCCCACGACGCCTCCGAATGGGGTCCCGAGCAGCACTTCGACTGGACGGAACTGGCCGCAGGACGGGGCGCCACCTACTCCAACCTGCACCGGCTGGACGCGGAGTCGCGGGTGTACAACTTTGTGCGCGCCATCAACGACGACCCCACCCTGATGGTGTCCGGGGACGACGGCAGCACCTGGACTTTCGGCGGCAAGCTCTTCACGCGGCCCAAGGTGGGCTATGTCAACGGCTACACCCGCTACTACGGCAACGGCGCTGACCGCATTGACCTCATCACCACGGACCACCACCCCCGCGACTTCAACAACAGCATCTATCACGGCTACATCCGGGACGATGCGCTGCACGACGCCGAAGGGCGGGTGGTGGGAAAGCCGGTGATCGGCTCACCCGGCGTCGACCAGGCCTCCCTGACCACCGTTTTCCAGGCCGGCACCGAACTGGACGGGGACGTCCTCACCCACGGCTGGACGGCTGACCTGCGGGGCCGGGACGGACACCTGGCCGCCATCATCAGTTGCCGGGCCAACGACGTCAACGGAGCCCTTGAACGTGAGCAGATGCTCGACGTCGATGATCACCGCCTGCTGTACGCGCGCTTCGACGGAACGCGCTGGCGGCTGAACCATCTCGCCGTCGCGGGCCCCGGACTGCTCCCCCACGAACAGGACTACACCGGACTGGGGGCGGTGGACCCTTACGACCTGGACCGGGTGTACATTTCCACGCCGGTGGATCCCCGGACCGGCAGCACCACGGCACACTACGAAATCTACTGCGGCCGGACCGTTGACGAAGGCGAGTCGTGGGCGTGGGAGGCCATAACCGGGAACTCCCACGTGGACAACCTCCGCCCCCTCGTTCCGCCGGGGGACCCTTCTGTCCACGCCGTCTGCTGGTTCCGGGGCACCATGCGTTCGTCCCAGGCGTATGAAACGGAAGTGGTGGTGCTGCGCTGA
- a CDS encoding 5'-3' exonuclease, with product MPQRLMLLDTASLYFRAFYGLPDTIRRPDGIPVNAVRGLLEMIARLSTDYHATHLVACWDDDWRPQWRVDLLPTYKAHRVAEAVPGGADVEVVPEGLQAQLPMIRRVLELAGIAIVGAAHHEADDVVGTYASHAGFPVDVVTGDRDLFQVCDDERAVRVIYTARGMKNLEVMTEETVVAKYKVLPQQYADYATLRGDASDGLPGVAGIGEKTAASLLLKYGTLERLLAAAEEPGTGVSAPVRAKLSAAAAYLEAAPAVVRLVRNLELPTLEEAGARLQPVTGDRRAELEQLAADWNLGGSVRRLLAALDLQQQPAPS from the coding sequence ATGCCCCAGCGCCTCATGCTGCTCGACACTGCCTCCCTGTACTTCCGCGCCTTCTACGGCCTGCCGGACACCATCCGCCGGCCCGACGGGATCCCGGTCAACGCCGTCCGCGGGCTGCTCGAGATGATCGCCCGGCTCAGCACCGACTACCACGCCACCCACCTGGTGGCCTGCTGGGACGATGACTGGCGGCCGCAATGGCGGGTGGACCTGCTCCCCACCTACAAGGCCCACCGGGTGGCCGAAGCAGTTCCGGGCGGGGCCGACGTCGAAGTGGTGCCCGAGGGCCTCCAGGCCCAGCTGCCCATGATCCGCCGCGTACTGGAGTTGGCGGGCATCGCCATTGTGGGCGCGGCACACCACGAGGCCGACGACGTCGTGGGCACCTACGCCAGCCATGCCGGCTTCCCGGTTGACGTGGTCACGGGCGACCGCGACCTGTTCCAGGTATGCGACGACGAACGGGCAGTCAGGGTGATCTACACCGCCCGCGGCATGAAGAACCTCGAAGTCATGACGGAAGAAACCGTGGTGGCCAAATACAAGGTCCTGCCCCAGCAGTACGCGGACTATGCCACCCTTCGGGGGGACGCCTCTGACGGCTTGCCGGGCGTGGCCGGGATCGGCGAGAAGACGGCAGCGTCCCTGCTGCTCAAATACGGGACCCTCGAACGCCTGCTGGCGGCCGCGGAGGAGCCGGGCACCGGCGTATCCGCACCTGTCCGGGCCAAACTGTCTGCTGCCGCCGCGTACCTGGAAGCAGCCCCCGCCGTCGTCCGCCTGGTGCGCAACCTGGAGCTGCCCACCCTTGAGGAGGCGGGCGCCCGCCTGCAGCCCGTGACGGGTGACCGGCGCGCGGAACTGGAGCAGCTGGCCGCCGACTGGAACCTGGGCGGCTCGGTCCGCCGCCTGCTCGCCGCCCTGGACCTGCAGCAGCAGCCGGCACCGTCCTGA
- a CDS encoding flavin reductase family protein — MSVTSDLAPRRLRDILGTFASGLTVITGSTPDGPAGFTCQSFASLSLEPALVTFSPARTSTTWPALRRAGSFTVNILRAEHQHLAGQFARSGTDKFAGVSHASSPLGNPLLDDALAWIDCELHAEYDGGDHTIVVGAVRHLDARNDAEPLVFFKGRYAGLSPAERLLEAAG, encoded by the coding sequence ATGTCAGTCACTTCAGATCTTGCTCCCCGCCGGCTTCGGGATATTTTGGGAACATTTGCCAGCGGCCTGACCGTCATCACCGGCTCCACCCCGGACGGTCCCGCCGGCTTTACCTGCCAGTCCTTCGCGTCCCTGTCACTGGAGCCGGCGCTGGTCACGTTCAGCCCTGCCCGGACGTCAACCACCTGGCCCGCGCTGCGAAGGGCAGGCTCCTTCACCGTGAACATCCTCCGGGCGGAACACCAGCACTTGGCGGGGCAGTTCGCCCGTTCAGGGACGGATAAGTTCGCCGGCGTCAGCCACGCGTCCTCGCCGCTGGGTAACCCCTTGCTGGACGACGCGCTCGCCTGGATCGACTGCGAGCTCCATGCAGAGTACGACGGCGGCGACCACACCATCGTGGTGGGGGCGGTACGGCACCTCGATGCCCGGAACGACGCCGAGCCGCTGGTGTTTTTCAAGGGCCGGTATGCCGGTCTCAGCCCGGCGGAACGCCTGCTCGAAGCGGCGGGCTGA
- a CDS encoding CBS domain-containing protein produces MAKAREIMTGGVECVGEKESLEAAARKMKELDVGSLPICGEDDRLKGMLTDRDIVVKCLAEGGDPRSAKAGDLAEGKPVTIGADDSIEEAIRTMQDHQVRRLPVIDGHKLVGVISQADIARNYPEDRVGELVAFISY; encoded by the coding sequence ATGGCAAAGGCGCGCGAAATCATGACTGGCGGCGTGGAGTGCGTGGGTGAGAAGGAGAGCCTGGAAGCAGCCGCCCGCAAAATGAAGGAACTTGACGTTGGTTCCCTCCCCATTTGCGGCGAGGACGACCGCCTCAAGGGAATGCTGACCGACCGCGACATCGTGGTGAAGTGCCTGGCCGAAGGCGGCGACCCGCGCAGTGCCAAGGCGGGCGACCTGGCCGAAGGCAAGCCGGTCACCATTGGAGCCGACGACTCGATTGAGGAAGCGATCCGCACCATGCAGGACCACCAGGTGCGCAGGCTTCCCGTGATTGACGGCCACAAGCTGGTTGGCGTGATCAGCCAGGCCGACATTGCCCGGAACTACCCCGAGGACCGGGTGGGCGAACTCGTGGCGTTCATTTCCTACTGA